The nucleotide window TACCCTCAGTTTGAGAAAAAGCACGACTGCAAAAAACATCCATGTGTCTGAAGGAAAGGAACTAGATCCAAGCAGGTTATCATCAAACCAGGAAATAACATGAATTTAAActagatttacattacatttacatttagtcatttagcagacgctcttatccagagcgacttacagtaagtacagggacattcccccgaggcaagtagggtgaagtgccttgcccaaggacacaacgtcaggtggcatgacggggaatcgaactggcaaccttcggattactagcccgactccctcaccgctcagccacctgactcccagatacATGcatcagttttttttatttcactcACCCCGACCAGCAGGGACGAGAACCTTCACGCACGGCGCTGACCTTACAACCCTCAGCTCAGCAATCGCTGTCTGCACAATGAACCTCTTCTGAGCAAGGCTAACCTACTGGCCGATGGGTCTGAGCCACTCTGTCAAGGGTTGCCAAAGGGAGGGGACTCTTTATAAGGTTGCACAGGAAGCCCCATAAAACCAGGGGCGCTCATTTCCTCTTTCCTCAACGGCCCACGCTTACCCTGGAAGCTCTGCAGGAAAGGAAAGGATCTCGGAGCCAGAACCAAAGTCCCGGCCCCACAAGTATTTTTAGTGGGCTATTAGTTTTTGTAACCCCATTGCCCCTTAGCAAGTACTAGCAGgaaagtggagtgtgtgtttttggtgtCATGTTGAGAAAACACACTTTGTTGAAACCCTATGGGATCAGAAAGGTACGTGCAGAGCTATCCAGGAGTAAACCTGCCTGATGCCGACCTTTCACCATCAACGCCTTCCTGCCCTTCACCCCATCCCCAGGACAGAGGAAACCATCTGAAAGGAAGCCAGAAGAATACCCTCCATGTTGTACTAACAAACAGTGCCCTGAACTGAACAGCCACATGCCAAACTGCCTTGAGGTCTTATTGTCCTTGATGTCCATCTCATATAATTCCCCTTTAGGTTTTCTGTCATCAATTCCTCCACTCATCCTGCCTGAGGGTTAGTGAGGGAGCAGGTGTACACTCAAGCCCAATCCTCAATTCCACCACTCATGCCAAATCTGTCAATAAAGCTAGAACGCATAGCCTGTAGCCTTGTTAATCAATGAGATTGGTACAGAGTCCGAATTTTGAATGTTCTGTGAGCAGCACTAGTGACAGATCCAAGTAAATATGGAATTATGAGATGCTCCATAGGTTCTTCCGGAACGTTCTGGCCTACTGCCAaaagggtgtgggtggggggttctAACATGTTGTGGAGACATGAAGGAAGGaagccagtgtgtgtctgtggacgtgtgtgggtgtgtgtgtgtgtgtggagatggaagaaacaaccccctccaccctctatcGTCCTGTAGCCTGAAAGAAATGTGGTAGACAGATGTGCAGGAACTGaggaacacacatgcataaacacacattctctctctttctctctttctctctctctctctctctctctctttctctctttctctctctctctctctctctctctctctctctctctctctctctctctccctctccctctccctctttcacacacacacacacactgaatgtaTCCTGCAAAGTGGCCTGAGACAGAGATGAAAACACCCGCGCAGGACATCCGTCAATAATAAGCAAGGCAGGAGACAGGGGGTAGGAGGGCTGGACAAGGGGTCAAAGGTTGTCAATAACTAAAAAACAAGCGGAAAGTTACCTCATCTACTGTACACACTTGGTTCACAAAGAGACATGCaagatagacacacatacacaacgcCTATTACCAGACTGCTTAAGTGCACCATGAACTGTATTTCCTTCAGATTAAAGACTGAATAGGGGTGTAGAAGACCTTGAAGGAGGCTACAGGTCACCGGTCGAGGCTGAGTGAGATAAGAGGTGTCAGAAGAAACAGCTGCGGTTGCACAGAGGGAAGACCCGATGGAACTTCTTAAGATCATGCCTTTATGAACTGTGACTGAAGGAGGAAGGGCTCACCCCAATCTTGGAAAAAACTGACTCACATCCCTGTATAAATACAACTACTGAGGGACAACGGAATACAACATTGGTGGATACTAGAGATGATTTCATGGAGAAACTTGTTATTCCGTCCTTCATTGAGGTTAAGTGAATCACGTAGAATATTATACGTGATATTAAAAGggaaaacatttgaaaaaatAACTAAATGACTTAAATAGGGGGCAGTCATATACATCTATGCATGCAAACTAGATGAAAAATATCGTCCCAGATGGCTTTTATGGCTTAAAACCTTATCACAAATGTGAGAAGGAAGCATAGTGTTTATTGGGTATtgactgcgtgcgtgtgtacgtgtgtttttatttgtttggaTGCACACCGGATCAATTGTGAATAAAAcacccccaaaaaaataaaaaaagaggaaaaacaacatttaagAAAACATTGAGGGAGGTGTGAGTCTAGGCGACTTCCAGGCATTGTGAGAGGAAcggatgaggggggaggtggaggaaaagTGAGAACATTACTAAACAGGTTTGCCAATGGACGGAAGCCATTCAGTCTGCCCCTTTGGCAAGGCTGAACCAGGCTAATAGTAACTTCCCCTGTGTTGCCCTATCTGTCAATGTCTGCAGCCATGACATTGGTATTAGTGGTCAACGGATACGACGTTAAGGTACAGAGTTCTGTGGTTCTGggtcatgtactgtacatgtacataTATTGTATATAAAGTAAATATGCACACTGTACTATAAATATGAAACACTCTGTCAATGTGGCATGGTGGATGTATTGTAAAGGGAAAAGGTCAGTCATTCAatcaattgtaaaaaaaaagggaTCGATATAACATGAAGTACTGTCATTCTTAATCCTTAGCTTAATACTATGAATCATATACACATAAGAGCCGTTATGACAATCACCTGATTGTTATAATCCTACTTTTTTACATTGTATTGTTTATTCCTGCTTTGGCATGATAttccggggagtcaggtggctgagcggtgagggaatcgggctagtaatccgaaggttgctagttcgattcccggtcatgccaactgacgttgtgtccttgggcaaggcacttcaccctacttgcctcgggggaatgtccctgtacttactgtaagtcgctctggataagagcgtctgcttaatgtaaatgtaatattcagGTTTTTCCATTTCCTGTTTGTTGGTTGCTTGAACAGATTTATTTGATCGTTTACCTTTAAAAGACGAGCGCTAATTCTATGCTTTGTTATTCAATTCAATGGCTGGGGCAACCGTGTTGACAGCAGCTCCCTGCAACAATAACACAGATTCACAGTAACTGTATCTTCCTGTGCTTGCGGAGCAGTGAGATCTGGACATATAAGGGCAAACTGTGAGGGCTATCCGGGGGAGGATGGAAgtaaaggaggatgaggagggagggagcaagggagggaggaaaggagtaagggagggaggggagtggaagGGCCTCCTGTTTGTCCTCTTTGGGAGGTGGCTGGGGTGCAGGAATTAGtctgagggaaaggggggggggacaatgaAAAACAATAAAGCAAAATAGTCAAAAAGAGCTTCCTTTGAAGAAGTGTCTGGGGAAATATGCAGGGCCTCTGGCAGGCTTATAGGCGGGGCAAAGCAaaaactgtgtgcgtgtgtgcgtgtgcgtgagtgtcTGGAGGGTGTTGGGTATAAAATTAAGTGCAAGGAGGGGAAACTGACCCCTAGTCAGAGAGCAGCGTCTCAGTAAGAAAAACATACACAACATAAATTTAGCCGGATTGAGGCAGGTTTCTCCTGAAGCCCTTCTCTGCAGAAGCAAATTCAGGTCTAGGCTTGCACTAACATAATCAATTCCAATCAGTAGGTTAGGTTGATCAAGAGTTAACTGTTCAGTTGAATTGGGGTTTTACTCCTACCAAACCCTCAGAAAGCTCATGTTTTCAATATTACATGCTAACGACTGAAGACAGGGTGCAGCAAATGATTGGTAGCTAACAGTTGAAAGCTCTCGAAAGTAACACGAAGGCTTGCAAAGAACATGGAGGGTTAACAGGACATGTTAATGGTTCCAAGTTGATTTTGGTATTCAGAGATCCCTTACTTTAAAGTAGGCTACCCATGTATGAGGTAATCGGGGTAAGAGGTGTTGCTAAATCATCTGTAGCTATAAAAAAAGTCATGGTGGGTGTAGAGAGAACTTGGGTCAGAGTCCTGTTTCATTCTGGCAGCAGATGTTAATATCTCACTGACAGTGACAAAGAGCCATGTGCAAGAAAATACACTGCAGAGAAGTAGATTCACTCAAGTGTGACATGTATAACTCTCCCTGAAAATGTAGATCAAGTTTAAAACCATGTCAGAGATTATTGTTTATACAATGCCTTAATTTTCTAATTtagacctgtcaatcaaacaaaCTGGATTGACATTTGTATGCATGTGTCCTTTCATCCTACTAAAACTCCTATGAACAAATGTATAAAAACTATCAGTTGGTAACAAAGTATATACATTTCCCCGTTTCCTTGCATTTTACAAGTTTAATTTAATTCTACGCTAATTCTACACATTCAAATTTGTACACCCACCCACAATGTAACAAACCTTTAGGCTGCTGTCTGTGTTAACTTGAACAGTTGACCAGAAGCGTTCGGCGGTGGCACTGGCAGTGAAGTATCTGCCACTAGGCTGAAGTCAGTTATAGCTTCCTTGTTGTCTTCTAAGAACGAACCCAGGATCTATCTGGATGGCATTTCTCATCCAGACACATTTCTAGTGGTAGATTGTGTAGCAAAAGCAATTGGGAAATTATTTTCGtttcaaacaaaaaaacaagaaacatCACTCTGACCTCCCTtgtacagtagcctattgaAAGTGGATTTCTGGCACTTTAGAGCTTTTATTAATGGTGGTGTGAGATCTCATCTAATATTCTGAATTTTAATAGTAGATAATATTAGATTATATTATAAGTAGGCCTAAACTGGAAAAAAGCTCACTAgatcagtggcgattttagactcttTTTAGGAGTGATCAAACAcacctaaatttcatctcagcacccttaaaataataataataaaaataaaattgaattatttttattatcttAAATACGTTTTAGTGCTCTAATGtgttaaaacaatgtttatttattgttgacACATCATTATcgtttcatttgatgctggtagttcatgaagaaagggactttcttagttttttcattcattcaatattttgcataataataaataaatgtattaattgttatccagtgaaattattGATTTATTAGCAAGGGAGTTTACACTGTGCAAGGTACTGTACCCATGTCACGTTCTtattgggggctgagcccccCTAAAAGTCTGATCCAAGAATCGCCCCTGCACTAGATAATATGCTCTTCACTCATGTAGGCCTAACGTAGGGCCTACGCTTTTACATTTTAGTTAGCTGCACATCACTGGTTTCAGATAACGATAATACATAAATTATACGGGTCAagaatatattttacgtataaTAAAATATTGAATACCCTCCCTGTAGTCTACAATTATAGATGTCATAAAAGTTTTTAATGGTCAACTTTCACTGCCAAATGCTTGTCAAGCATCAGCCCAGTTCAAGACCACACTAGAGCTACGTCACGCATTTGGAATGCAGTGACGAGTGCCGCTAAAGGCCTGTGACAAACGCAGGATCCACGAGAAAGTAGGTTAACGaaattagacaaaaagaaactaGTTTGGGAAGAACTTTTACTATATATATTCATGTATGTGAAACGAGTGAAGTGTTGTTATTTTAGCAATGTGGTTTGCAAAGTTCGCTTTATCTTCGTTGTAGCTTGTTTGTAGTCTGCGAGTCGAGTCGCTGTTCTAGTAACACCCAAACAAGTAAACAAACAGATCATTAAGTTAATTGCTGTGATTTTACGTCCATTACCTTGCTTGGAGATCATAATTGTTTATTTTATACAGTGACGCAGACATTTTATTTTAGAGCAAGGCAACAGCAAAAGATCCGAGGTTTGCGTTTTCATGTGAATGAATTACTGCACATGTCGTCCTCTCCAGAATGGAAACTTAAATACATCCGCATTTAAATAACTTTTATTTCCATAAAGACCACTGCTGGGCAATGTAAACGACTTCACGGCGATGCAGGAAAGACTACGCTAATCTAATCATGTTTTACAGATGAGTGAGAAGGCAAGAAGACACAAAGCTTCAGGAAATTAAAAGGTAGGAAATGTTTCTCATTTGACGTTAACTCGATGATGCATTTAACATTACACTCCCATGTATCTCTTAAGTTGTATTGCTTTACATCGCGACAATTTAACACCATTGGCAGACATAAGCTATCTGTCTGCAACAGTAGTGTAGCACACTCCTCTACAGTAGCGTACTGTACCCCATTCATTTGAAGTTTGACAGTTTGCCCGTATCACCGTCTTGCATCTCCTCATGGACATAGATAGCTAGTTTGAACAAATATAAATGCTGGTTCTCTTGCAAATCCACCCAAGGACTTTAGCAAATTGCTTTAATCACAGAATTAAAAAGCCGATGTGATTAATGTTACGGCCCACCAATCCTCGGATTTGAGTGTGTGCTCAGCCGGATTTAGTAGGTTTAAATCAGTTCGGTGGTGGGGCAGTCGTTCCATCATGTGATAGTCGAAATCGAATTTTAGAGACGGAGACATGACTCTAATGACATTGCATTTCCCCCAAACTACTATTAATGACAGTAGGCCCTAACTAGAAAGGGAAGGACGTGCCCCCCAACTGACTTTAGTGTTATTGAAACAAAGtgaaatgtgtttgttgttgtcagGGATATAAGCCTCTTATCGAGTACATTATTGAGGCCATATTTCCACCAtgagctgtgtctgctgtgtttttattttcccaAAGGGAATATATATTTTGTGCAATATTGTTTGTGAACCAGGTGTTTTTTTTTAGCAAAGTGACAATATTACACAACATTTCCTGTCCCAATGTTGTAACTTAATTTGGAATCTGTTAAGTGTAAACAGCAGAGACAATCCCTATTGTGGTGGATACAGAATGGGGGTAACCACAGAACCACCATGAGGGCTCTGCACCTGTGGTatatcatgtgtgtttgtgtggtagaagtagggttgtttgtgtgtgtgcttgtacttgtgcatgtgtgttttgatgcTAGGACCCTGTCTGCTGGAAATCCCCGCACTATGGGGAATAGCATTGTCTTCCTGCTTCTCAACTGTAAGTCTATTGTTCAACCAGCTTGGCTTGGTTGCCATAGGAAACTGGAACCTGGCCAAGGCAGCATCTCTTGGTTTTCATGATGACTAAAATACATCGACGCAGTTATGACCAATCGTACCATCCCATCGTGCAGAACCAGAAAAGCTGGAACTGAGCATCTGTTATCCTCGAGGGCAAAGTTACATCATCTTTAGCTTAACAGATCTATCCCCATCATTCTTGTTTTCAGACACCCACAGGACATGTCTGGTCCTACCTGGCTGCCTCCGAGGACTCTGGGTAGCCCAGAAAGACCCGCCCCTCAGATGGCCCACTCTGGGCCAGCCATCTACGCCCTGCCTAACAAGAAGATCTCATCCGACCCTCGGCCCAAATATGGCGGCTATGACCAAAACggaagtggaagaggagggggggtatcCACTAGATACATGGCTACAGGACCCCCAGGTAACAACATGGCGGCCTGCAAAGTGGACTGTTGAATTCCAGTGACCTCCCTGTTCTGTGTTGAAGGACAGAATCTTACGGTGGAGGTCATGCACTGGTAAGATTTGATCTATCAACGCATGAAGTGAATATCATGTTGTTGTGGTTTCTGTGTTTGTTCCAATCGGCAGGTGGGCCCATGCCACATCCATCCAATGAGCGCTACTACCATCCTGGCCCCGGGCCCAACGACGAGCGCAGCTGGGGCCCACACATGGACAGCTACGAGTTAATGGTAGGTGGAGCACCAGCACCATACTTTCACTCACACTGTAATTAGTATTTTAGAACGAAAAATGACTTTCAAGTCAAGTTAAAGCCCCTGGATTGTTTTGTGTCGAGGGCAGTGCTTTCCGTTTTTTTCTTCAACGCGTTTTCGTCGTCCTGTCACATTTTATGGCATGTCTGTTAGCAACGTGGCCCAGAGAAGCCAGGGGGACACCACTCCAACATCGACGCAGAGATCGACTCCCTCACCTGCATGCTGGCAGACCTGGACAGCAATCCTCAGAACTCCAGCACACATGTATGAGTATAAtcactttaaaaaaaacatttttaccaCTAGGATCTCCTCAAGTATCCTGGTATTTTCCCCCCTGAAATATGCTCCTCTGTTAAGTCAATGCGACAATTGTTTGAATGAACAAGTTATCcgaatatattttaaataactgTTTCACTCCACAGCTGTATGACAATGTGCCTTACAACCAACACCTCTCAGGGGAACGTTACAAATCTTCTGTCCAGACCGGAGCCCCTTCCCAGGGTAGACCATCCATGGgctacccccctcacccccagaaCCACTACCACCCAGCGCCCCCTTACCCCAATGACcaccagggtcagggtcaaTACACCAACCCCCACCAGCAGGACTACACTTACTCGTCTGCCCCCAAATCCTACCCCCAGCCCGTCCCAGCCTCCTACACCACAGCCTCCACTCCTACCGGCCCCAGATTCAGTGTCCAGGTCAAGACAGCCCAGCCCGTCACTTACTcccagacagggaggcaggcagagcaggcctacactcctcccccaccccaccagccCAGCTCACGCCCACcaccccagacccagaccaggcccCAGGGCTGGTACCCACCCCATCCCACCTCCCAGGCCCAGGATGGGCACTCTGAGGCAGGGTACAAAGGGGGCGGTGCAACAGGGTCTGGAGGAAGAGCGAACCAGGGCCCTGCGCCCAAGAGGGGTCCAGAGATTCACCAGTCAGGGTCGGGCTCAAGCACAAGTCCTGCCTACCACCCTGGCATGGTAGGTCCAAAAGAAATAGAGGTCAATTGTTTTGTCACGGAAATGACTAGCTACATCATGATTCCTCATTTCTAACAAATGACTCTTTGACCAGGCTTTGACCATGCATCCTAGTGCGTTTCCAAAACATGTTCCTTCATCTTCCCTTCTTTCCAGCAGGGGTCAGCACTGAAGCCAGAGGAAGAGCTGGACCGCCTCACCAAGAAGTTAGTGTATGACATGAACCACCCCCCTACAGAGGAGTACTTTGGTACGTGCCGTGTTGATGGACATGAGGTTCTAGGTTCCAGGTGAGGCCCTGACAGGACAAACGAGCCTAACGAATGTCCCCCTCTGTTTCTTTGTCCTCCTTTCCCGTCCCCTAAGGTCGCTGTGCCCGCTGCGGGGACAACGTCCTGGGCGACGGCAGTGGCTGCATCGCCATGGAACAGGTGTTCCACGTGGAGTGTTTCACCTGCATCACCTGCCATGCCCGTCTCCGGGGGCAACCGTTCTACGCCCTGGACAAGAAGAGCTACTGCGAGAACTGTTACATTGTGAGAGGAGTCCATTTCAAACCCCTCTGTGCATCTCTATTTTcctctgttttcaaatgttAGCACTGCAGTTCACTTCGCATCTCACACCTCCTTctgcactctctcccctccccttctttcgttctctcgctccctctatccgttcctccctctgttcctccctgtCAGAGTACCCTGGAGCGCTGCTCCAAGTGCTCCAAGCCCATCCTGGACCGGATCCTGCGGGCCATGGGCAAGGCTTACCACCCTCGCTGCTTCAACTGTGTGGTGTGCGGCTGCTGTCTGGATGGAGTGCCCTTCACTGTAGACGCCACCTCCCAGATCCACTGCATAGAGGACTTCCACAGGTCAGCACggaacacacataaacagtaaAGCTGCTGCCTCGTGTTTGGGGCTCGAAGCTATTTCAGTGTGTCGTCGTACCGTATGACGTCGTCGAAAAGTTGAGATGCCAATCTGACGGTAACTTTGTGTGCAtatccgaacacacacacacacatgcaggaagtTCGCCCCGCGCTGCTCCGTGTGCTGCCAGGCCATCATGCCAGAACCGGGCCAGGAGGAGACGGTGCGCATCGTGGCCCTGGACCGCAGCTTCCACGTCAACTGCTACGTCTGCGAGGTGACACTGGCGGGCGGGGTGTGGGGTtcaaggggttgtgtgtgtgtgtgtgtgtgtgtgtgtgtgtgtgtgtgtgaggggggggggttgatccTATTGAAGTCGTACTTGAAGAGTAGCTGGAGAGTTGTGTAAAAAAGCCACTCAAGGCGTCTCTTCTCCCCAGGAGTGTGGCCTGCTGCTGTCCTCGGAGGGCGAGGGGCGCGGCTGCTACCCCCTGGACGGCCACATCTTGTGCAAGAGCTGCAGCGCACGTCGCATCCAGGACCTCTCCGCCAAAATCTCCACCGACTGCTAACCGCGCCCCTTTGCCATgtgcctcccctccaccaccaccactcgtgtagagagagaggggggggaggggggggctctaCACAGGTGTAGGCTCTGCTGGCCTTTCTAGTATGTAAGCCATGTGTGGTTGTGGGCTTCTCCGACTGGATGTTACTGTTTGGAGCCCCTGATCTGCAGGCAGCAGGGGCggcactgacccccccccccccccctcccaatacTTATTTCTACACAATTAGAGCCCCTTATTAATACTGTtcaattatacacacacacagatagacagacacatacaggctCCCTGCTGTAATGTTCTCTGTCATTGTGGATATAGAGGGGCAGGGGTGTCAAATCATGGGGGTTGATACAATTAGCTGGTCGTTACACAGATGATTGACAAGGTGCTGTGGAgttgttgttgtcgttgttgatgatgaggatggtggcGAGGAAGGCTCTCCACTGATCTCTGCTGTGCTGTAGACCCGACTAGCTCCAGTGGAGACGGTTCCATGTTTCTTGTTGACCACTACCAGTGATCTGTTACTGAATTGCCTCCTTCTGAAAAGCACATTATGCAATTCAAGCGTGGACTGTGACTTGATACTTCAGGTAGCTCTGGATAAGGAGTGAATACGTTTCGGTGAAGTTGCGTGTGGATGGAATGAGTTGTGTCGCGAGCGTTAGAAATGGCAGGAGAAAGTAGACTTGAAGATTGTATATCGAAAGAAACAGCTTCGTAGAGTATGTTAAGACTAGCCATCCAGTCCTAGGATAGCTTTGATCTGGTTTTCTGTAGGATAGCATCCAGAATAACAAACAGGAATTGGTACTGCATTTCAGGGTATtttgaatgtttatttttataccaGCCAAATCCTTATTTTCAATAGGCCAAGTTTTAATTTTGCAAGGCACGCAACTCAATGCGCTTAGTACGATAGCTTTCTGTCTCGCGTTCAATTTCGAAAATGTGTCGATTTGATACTTGACTGTTACATTTAAGATGAAGGTGCAATTAAGTGAAATGCGTGCCACTGTCTTTCTGAGAAACAGGGTGCTTACCGGACATGGACCTGTCTGATAAAAAAAATACgtccttgtgttttttttctttttttgtaaagaagtttgtgttttgtttacccTTACTCTGACATGTCATGAACCAATTTGACAACTAGCCAATTTAACTGTACGATTTTCACAATGTTTTGATAATGTTTATCTTCTGTCTCCCCGTCTTACTCCAATTAATCCATTTTTTTTCAAGGGCTAAGGAAAACCTTTAAGTCATCAAGTTTGATGCCAATCCCTCAGTCTCCAAGACATttctttttattgtattttttcttgTATCGTGTTTGGTTACATTAATTGATTGTACTCTTGAGTTATGATCAATCAGCACAATTGTGGAACCCTGTGACTTACATTTTGCCATGCATCTATTTATTTCCTCTTGTGTTGTACATGTTCAGTTCATCTGTGGTATTCAGTTATTAGTAGTTTTTAACTAGGGAAGTTATATTCAGAACAGTCATAATACAATGTATTTGCCAACCCAATGTTTCTCATTATAAGTAATTGCTTTCTGTTTACCATTTCTCCTTTTGACATTTCTTTGGCACCTTTAGTACAAGGTGTGGTGCCAATGGCAAAATAATTCACCCCATTATTTcttttcataatttttttatgTTACTTTGTTAACCTGTGTGTTGATTGGAATTGTGTGTGCGCTCGTGGATGCGTGCGGGTTTGGTGTGtctgcaccctccccccccctccccccaatgcTGATTGTAGtacataataaaaacaataaaccaTCACTCTTATTAAATAAACAGtaacaatgtatttttttttaagtgtatATCACACCTCAAAACatatgcagtacacacacacatagattttgTGAAAGAAAACCAACAGCATCTAGCCAGAGAATAAACAGAACACCTTTTTAATCAGCAATTTAGAATTTTTTTCCTGTATAGTTTCCCAATGCAGTCAGCTTTTGTACAAGAGCAAACTGACACCTTGTCTTTAAGACCCCAATGTCGCTATCCATACTTCCTAATCCGATTAATCAACGCCCATACCATGTATGTTACGCTGATAAACCACAGGCAACAGAAGAATAGGGACAAACTCAATTTCACACTGATCCAGAATTGAAGAGGAGGTGCCCCAAAGATAAAGGAACCGACATTCTACACATTTTGAAGGAATAAAGtgcaaaatatatttatattgtg belongs to Osmerus mordax isolate fOsmMor3 chromosome 23, fOsmMor3.pri, whole genome shotgun sequence and includes:
- the trip6 gene encoding thyroid receptor-interacting protein 6 isoform X2; translated protein: MSGPTWLPPRTLGSPERPAPQMAHSGPAIYALPNKKISSDPRPKYGGYDQNGSGRGGGVSTRYMATGPPGGPMPHPSNERYYHPGPGPNDERSWGPHMDSYELMQRGPEKPGGHHSNIDAEIDSLTCMLADLDSNPQNSSTHLYDNVPYNQHLSGERYKSSVQTGAPSQGRPSMGYPPHPQNHYHPAPPYPNDHQGQGQYTNPHQQDYTYSSAPKSYPQPVPASYTTASTPTGPRFSVQVKTAQPVTYSQTGRQAEQAYTPPPPHQPSSRPPPQTQTRPQGWYPPHPTSQAQDGHSEAGYKGGGATGSGGRANQGPAPKRGPEIHQSGSGSSTSPAYHPGMGSALKPEEELDRLTKKLVYDMNHPPTEEYFGRCARCGDNVLGDGSGCIAMEQVFHVECFTCITCHARLRGQPFYALDKKSYCENCYISTLERCSKCSKPILDRILRAMGKAYHPRCFNCVVCGCCLDGVPFTVDATSQIHCIEDFHRKFAPRCSVCCQAIMPEPGQEETVRIVALDRSFHVNCYVCEECGLLLSSEGEGRGCYPLDGHILCKSCSARRIQDLSAKISTDC
- the trip6 gene encoding thyroid receptor-interacting protein 6 isoform X1; the protein is MSGPTWLPPRTLGSPERPAPQMAHSGPAIYALPNKKISSDPRPKYGGYDQNGSGRGGGVSTRYMATGPPGGPMPHPSNERYYHPGPGPNDERSWGPHMDSYELMQRGPEKPGGHHSNIDAEIDSLTCMLADLDSNPQNSSTHLYDNVPYNQHLSGERYKSSVQTGAPSQGRPSMGYPPHPQNHYHPAPPYPNDHQGQGQYTNPHQQDYTYSSAPKSYPQPVPASYTTASTPTGPRFSVQVKTAQPVTYSQTGRQAEQAYTPPPPHQPSSRPPPQTQTRPQGWYPPHPTSQAQDGHSEAGYKGGGATGSGGRANQGPAPKRGPEIHQSGSGSSTSPAYHPGMQGSALKPEEELDRLTKKLVYDMNHPPTEEYFGRCARCGDNVLGDGSGCIAMEQVFHVECFTCITCHARLRGQPFYALDKKSYCENCYISTLERCSKCSKPILDRILRAMGKAYHPRCFNCVVCGCCLDGVPFTVDATSQIHCIEDFHRKFAPRCSVCCQAIMPEPGQEETVRIVALDRSFHVNCYVCEECGLLLSSEGEGRGCYPLDGHILCKSCSARRIQDLSAKISTDC